The proteins below are encoded in one region of Mycobacterium shinjukuense:
- a CDS encoding MBL fold metallo-hydrolase: MQVTSVGHAGFLIRTRAGSILCDPWVNPAYFGSWFPFPDNSALDWPALGDCDYLYVSHLHKDHFDAKLLEAHVNKDAVVLLPDYPVPDLRNELQKLGFHRFFETTDSVKHRLSGPKGDLDVMIIALRAPADGPIGDSALAVSDGETTAFNMNDARPVDLDVLAAEFGHIDVHMLQYSGAIWYPMVYDMPARAKAAFGIQKRQRQMDRARQYIAQVGATWVVPSAGPPCFLDPELSHLNDDGTDPANIFPDQTVFLEQMRAHGHDRGLLMIPGSIADFAGAALNSLSHPLPADQVEAIFTTGKAAYLADYADRMAPVLAAEKAGWAPAEGEPLLEPLRALFEPIMLQSNEICDGIGYPVELVIGPQTVVLDFPKRAVRERISDEKVRYGFAIAPELVRTVLRDQEPDWVNTIFLSTRFRAWRVGGYNEYLYTFFKCLTDERIAYADGWFAEAHDDCASITLDGWEIQRRCPHLKADLSKFGVVEGNTLTCNLHGWQWRLDDGRCLTTRGHQLRSSRS; encoded by the coding sequence GTGCAGGTCACAAGCGTCGGCCACGCTGGCTTTCTGATCCGGACCCGGGCGGGCAGCATCCTGTGTGACCCCTGGGTCAACCCGGCGTACTTCGGCTCCTGGTTCCCCTTCCCGGACAACAGCGCGCTGGACTGGCCCGCCCTGGGCGACTGTGACTATCTGTATGTCTCGCACCTGCATAAGGACCACTTCGACGCCAAGCTGCTGGAGGCGCACGTCAACAAGGACGCGGTCGTGCTGCTGCCCGACTACCCGGTGCCCGACCTGCGAAACGAGTTGCAGAAGCTGGGGTTTCACCGGTTCTTCGAGACCACGGATTCGGTCAAGCACCGTCTGTCGGGGCCCAAGGGCGACCTCGACGTGATGATCATCGCGCTGCGGGCGCCGGCCGACGGCCCGATCGGCGACTCGGCGCTGGCGGTGTCGGACGGCGAGACAACGGCTTTCAACATGAACGACGCCAGGCCGGTCGACCTGGATGTGCTGGCCGCCGAATTCGGCCACATCGACGTGCATATGCTGCAGTACTCCGGGGCCATTTGGTACCCCATGGTCTACGACATGCCGGCGCGGGCCAAGGCAGCGTTCGGCATCCAAAAGCGGCAGCGGCAGATGGACCGCGCCCGCCAGTACATCGCCCAGGTGGGCGCGACCTGGGTGGTGCCGTCCGCCGGGCCGCCGTGCTTCTTGGACCCCGAACTGAGTCACCTCAACGACGACGGCACCGATCCGGCCAACATCTTCCCCGACCAGACGGTGTTCCTGGAGCAGATGCGGGCGCACGGCCACGACCGCGGCCTGCTGATGATTCCCGGCTCGATCGCCGATTTCGCCGGCGCGGCGCTGAACTCGCTGAGCCACCCGCTGCCCGCCGACCAAGTCGAGGCTATCTTTACCACCGGTAAGGCCGCATACCTCGCCGACTATGCCGACCGAATGGCGCCGGTGCTCGCCGCGGAGAAGGCGGGCTGGGCCCCGGCCGAGGGTGAGCCGCTGCTCGAGCCACTGCGCGCGCTGTTCGAACCGATCATGCTGCAAAGCAACGAGATCTGCGACGGCATCGGCTACCCGGTCGAACTGGTGATCGGCCCGCAAACGGTGGTGTTGGACTTTCCGAAACGTGCGGTGCGAGAGCGGATTTCCGACGAGAAGGTGCGCTACGGGTTCGCCATCGCGCCCGAGCTGGTGCGCACGGTGCTGCGCGATCAGGAACCCGACTGGGTCAACACCATCTTCTTATCCACCCGGTTTAGGGCATGGCGGGTCGGCGGCTACAACGAATACTTGTACACGTTCTTCAAGTGCCTGACCGACGAGCGGATCGCCTACGCCGACGGCTGGTTCGCCGAGGCCCACGATGACTGCGCCTCGATCACCCTGGACGGCTGGGAAATTCAGCGCCGATGCCCCCACCTCAAGGCCGATCTGTCGAAATTCGGTGTGGTGGAGGGCAACACGCTGACCTGCAACCTGCACGGGTGGCAGTGGCGGCTCGACGATGGCCGCTGCCTGACCACCCGGGGTCACCAGTTGCGGAGTTCGCGGTCATGA
- a CDS encoding ferritin — MTDYDGPRSKFHALIQEQISNEFTAAQQYIAIAVYFDGADLPRLAKHFYAQAVEERNHAMMLVQHLLDRGLRVEIPGADAVRNQFDGPRDALALALDQERAVTDQVSRLAGVARDEGDFLGEQFMQWFLKEQIEEVAQMSRLVRVADRAGANLFELENFVDREVSRAPAGPDAPHVAGGQL, encoded by the coding sequence ATGACCGATTACGACGGACCCAGGTCTAAATTCCACGCGTTAATACAAGAACAAATTTCCAACGAATTCACGGCCGCCCAGCAATACATAGCGATCGCGGTTTATTTCGACGGCGCCGACCTGCCCCGATTGGCGAAGCACTTCTACGCCCAAGCGGTCGAGGAGCGTAATCACGCGATGATGCTCGTGCAGCATCTGCTTGACCGTGGCCTGCGTGTCGAGATCCCCGGGGCGGACGCGGTGCGCAACCAGTTCGACGGACCGCGCGACGCGCTGGCGCTCGCCCTGGACCAGGAACGTGCCGTCACCGACCAGGTGAGCCGGCTGGCCGGCGTCGCGCGCGACGAGGGTGATTTCTTGGGCGAGCAGTTCATGCAGTGGTTTCTGAAGGAGCAGATCGAAGAGGTCGCGCAGATGTCCAGACTGGTCCGGGTCGCCGATCGGGCAGGAGCCAACCTGTTCGAGCTGGAAAACTTCGTCGACCGCGAGGTGAGCCGCGCACCGGCCGGGCCGGACGCGCCACACGTCGCCGGCGGCCAGCTCTAG
- a CDS encoding histidine phosphatase family protein, which translates to MSGRLVLLRHGQSYGNLERRLDTLPPGAALTPLGRDQARAFARGGSGRMAMLAHSVAIRASETAALIAAELDMPVREVAGIHEVQVGELENRNDDEAVAEFNAIYQRWHRGELDVAMPGGETAHDVLDRYVPVLTDLRLRYLDDDRWDGDIVVVAHGAAIRLAAAVLAGVDGEFVLANHLGNAESVVLAPITDGRWSCVRWAARTPPFYPEPERAVADAVALSSDPMG; encoded by the coding sequence ATGAGCGGTCGATTGGTGCTGCTGCGACACGGCCAGTCGTACGGCAACCTCGAGCGCCGGCTGGACACCCTGCCGCCGGGGGCTGCGCTGACGCCCCTGGGCCGGGATCAGGCCCGGGCGTTCGCGCGCGGCGGCAGCGGGCGGATGGCCATGCTCGCGCACTCGGTGGCCATCCGGGCGTCCGAGACGGCCGCGCTGATCGCCGCGGAGCTCGACATGCCCGTGCGCGAGGTTGCCGGGATTCACGAGGTGCAGGTCGGGGAGCTGGAAAACCGCAACGACGACGAGGCCGTCGCCGAATTCAACGCCATCTACCAACGATGGCACCGCGGTGAGCTGGACGTGGCAATGCCCGGCGGCGAGACCGCCCACGACGTCTTGGACCGATACGTCCCCGTGCTCACCGATTTGCGGCTGCGCTACCTCGACGACGACCGGTGGGATGGCGACATCGTGGTCGTCGCCCATGGCGCGGCGATCCGGCTGGCAGCGGCGGTGCTGGCCGGGGTCGACGGCGAGTTCGTGCTGGCCAACCATCTGGGCAATGCCGAGTCGGTGGTGCTGGCGCCGATCACCGACGGGCGCTGGAGCTGCGTGCGGTGGGCAGCCCGGACGCCGCCGTTCTACCCCGAGCCCGAGCGCGCGGTCGCCGACGCCGTGGCGTTGAGCAGCGATCCGATGGGCTGA
- a CDS encoding LCP family protein — protein MNGDRSPGLPDLGTSRRPAPPRLAHPMHPTHPEPSQVIRRPISPPRPAAEHAVPPRRPPAPTPRRPAMPSGPSPRLVSPKPRRTRGRHRWVRVAARSLLIGAFLLGTGMVGGAVWLDAALHREPILTDYSGRPGPGRGTNWLLVGSDSRQGLTTQQQRDLATGGDVGAGRTDTILLVHLPRLGSSTAPTMVSIPRDSYVPIPGHGTDKINAAFAMGGASLLTRTVEGATGLRLDHYAEVGFSGFAVLVDALGGITVCPAEPIRDPLAGIDLPAGCQRLGGRAALGYVRTRATPRADLDRMINQRLALTALLHRATRPVVWLSPWRWYSVPRAAAEALTVDRGDRGWDLARLGWALRDTIPITVPIGQFISGDAGSVVVWDHDGARGLFDALAADAPVPAALAGQS, from the coding sequence GTGAACGGCGACCGCTCACCGGGGCTTCCGGACCTCGGGACATCCCGACGACCGGCGCCGCCGCGGCTTGCCCATCCCATGCATCCGACCCATCCCGAGCCCTCGCAGGTGATTCGGCGCCCGATCAGCCCGCCCCGACCGGCGGCCGAACACGCCGTCCCGCCACGGCGCCCGCCGGCACCCACCCCGCGCCGGCCCGCGATGCCGTCGGGGCCGTCGCCACGCCTGGTCTCGCCGAAACCACGCCGCACGCGCGGCCGACACCGTTGGGTCCGGGTGGCAGCCCGCAGCCTGCTGATCGGTGCGTTCTTGCTCGGCACCGGGATGGTCGGCGGGGCGGTGTGGCTGGACGCCGCGTTGCACCGCGAGCCGATCCTCACCGACTACTCCGGTCGCCCGGGACCGGGCCGCGGCACGAACTGGCTGCTGGTCGGCTCCGACAGCCGCCAGGGCCTCACCACCCAACAGCAGCGGGATCTGGCCACCGGCGGCGACGTCGGCGCCGGTCGCACCGACACCATCCTGCTCGTTCACCTGCCCAGGCTGGGGTCCAGCACCGCGCCCACGATGGTGTCCATCCCGCGCGACTCATATGTCCCGATCCCCGGCCATGGCACCGACAAGATCAACGCCGCGTTCGCCATGGGTGGGGCATCCTTGTTGACCCGGACCGTCGAGGGGGCCACCGGTCTGCGGCTGGACCATTACGCAGAGGTCGGCTTCAGCGGATTCGCCGTCCTGGTGGACGCCCTGGGCGGGATCACCGTGTGCCCGGCCGAGCCGATCCGCGATCCGTTGGCCGGGATCGACCTGCCAGCCGGTTGCCAGCGGCTGGGCGGCCGTGCTGCCCTGGGCTACGTGCGGACCCGGGCCACGCCACGGGCGGATCTGGACCGGATGATCAACCAACGGCTGGCCTTGACGGCCCTGCTGCACCGCGCCACACGCCCCGTGGTGTGGCTGAGTCCATGGCGTTGGTATTCGGTGCCGCGCGCCGCCGCCGAGGCCTTGACCGTTGACCGTGGTGACCGTGGATGGGACCTGGCCCGGCTGGGCTGGGCGCTGCGCGACACCATCCCGATCACCGTCCCGATCGGCCAGTTCATCAGCGGCGACGCCGGCTCGGTGGTGGTGTGGGACCACGACGGCGCCCGAGGCTTGTTTGACGCTCTGGCCGCCGATGCGCCGGTGCCGGCCGCTCTGGCGGGGCAATCATAA
- a CDS encoding glycerophosphodiester phosphodiesterase translates to MTGADGVLAGHPFVVAHRGASAARPEHTLAAYDLALKEGADGVECDVRLTRDGFLVCVHDRRLDRTSTGAGLVSTMTLEQLRELEYGAWHESWRPDGTHGDTSLLTLDALVSLVLDWHRPVKIFIETKHPVRYGSLVESKLLALLHRFGIATPASADRSRAVVMSFSAAAVWRIRRAAPLLPTVLLGKTARYLASSAATAVGATAVGPSLPALREYPLLVDRAAAQGRAVYCWNVDQYDDIDFCREVGVAWIATHYPGRTKAWLQDRRATGSSG, encoded by the coding sequence ATGACGGGGGCCGACGGGGTGCTCGCCGGGCATCCATTCGTGGTTGCCCACCGTGGTGCGTCGGCCGCCCGGCCGGAACACACGCTGGCCGCCTACGACCTGGCCCTCAAGGAGGGCGCCGACGGCGTGGAATGCGATGTGCGGCTGACCCGCGACGGTTTTCTGGTGTGCGTGCACGACCGCCGCTTGGACCGGACCTCGACCGGGGCCGGGCTGGTCAGCACGATGACGCTGGAGCAGTTACGCGAGCTGGAGTACGGCGCATGGCACGAGAGCTGGCGTCCGGATGGCACGCACGGCGACACCAGTCTGCTGACCCTGGACGCGCTTGTTTCGCTGGTGCTGGACTGGCACCGGCCGGTGAAGATCTTCATCGAGACCAAGCACCCCGTCCGCTATGGGTCGCTGGTGGAAAGCAAGCTGCTGGCGCTGCTGCACCGCTTCGGGATCGCCACGCCCGCCTCCGCCGATCGATCCCGCGCGGTGGTGATGTCTTTTTCGGCCGCCGCCGTCTGGCGGATCCGACGGGCCGCGCCGCTGCTGCCGACCGTGCTACTCGGCAAGACCGCCCGTTACCTGGCCAGCAGCGCCGCCACCGCCGTCGGCGCCACCGCGGTGGGGCCGTCATTGCCGGCGTTGCGGGAATATCCGCTGCTGGTGGACCGGGCCGCGGCCCAGGGCCGGGCGGTGTACTGCTGGAACGTCGATCAGTACGACGACATCGACTTCTGCCGGGAGGTCGGGGTGGCCTGGATCGCCACCCACTATCCGGGCCGCACCAAGGCGTGGCTGCAAGACAGGCGGGCCACCGGCAGCAGCGGCTAG
- a CDS encoding septum formation family protein, with protein sequence MLDAPVTDPAAGEPSAEAPLASQAAGFRWPRTLQASATRRALLLTALGGLLIAGLVTAIPTVGSGPGLLAGYLANNPVPSTGVKRNATFHRATSGDCLMWPDGTPDAATIVSCADDHRFEVAESVDMRTFPGSEYGPNAAPPSPARIQQINEEQCVPAVQRYLGMKFDPNSKFTVSMLWSGDVAWRQAGERRMLCGLHLPGPNNQQVSFKGKVADIDQSKVWPAGTCLGIDSTTNQPVDVPVDCAAPHAMEVTGTVNLAEKFPNAAPAEADQDGVIKDACTRMTDAYLAPITLRTTTLTLIYPTVSLSSWSAGSREVACSIGATLGNGGWATLVNSAKGALLINGQPPVPPPDIPEERLTLPPLPLQLPIPQPAPVQIPATPPGNQHLPQQQPVVTPSRAPSGPATQAPETPVTHGPPATQAPATQAPAENQPPPADGGGQPPPEGPAPGVAEPVPAG encoded by the coding sequence ATGTTGGACGCACCAGTGACGGATCCCGCGGCCGGCGAACCCTCCGCCGAGGCGCCCCTGGCGTCGCAGGCGGCCGGGTTCCGGTGGCCGCGCACCCTCCAGGCGTCCGCGACCAGGCGTGCGCTGCTGTTGACCGCGCTGGGCGGCCTGCTGATCGCCGGCCTGGTCACCGCGATCCCCACCGTCGGCTCCGGGCCGGGGCTGCTCGCCGGCTATCTCGCCAACAATCCGGTGCCCAGCACGGGCGTCAAGCGCAACGCCACCTTCCACCGCGCCACCAGCGGCGACTGCCTGATGTGGCCGGATGGCACGCCGGACGCCGCGACCATCGTCAGCTGCGCCGACGACCACCGGTTTGAGGTGGCCGAGTCGGTCGATATGCGAACGTTCCCCGGCTCGGAATACGGGCCGAACGCCGCGCCGCCGTCGCCAGCGCGCATTCAGCAGATCAACGAGGAGCAGTGCGTGCCCGCGGTGCAGCGCTACCTCGGCATGAAATTCGATCCCAACAGCAAGTTCACCGTGAGCATGTTGTGGTCCGGCGACGTCGCATGGCGCCAGGCCGGCGAGCGCCGCATGCTGTGCGGCCTGCACCTGCCCGGCCCGAACAACCAGCAGGTCTCCTTCAAGGGCAAGGTCGCCGACATCGACCAGTCCAAGGTCTGGCCGGCGGGCACCTGCCTGGGCATCGACTCGACCACCAACCAGCCGGTCGATGTCCCGGTCGACTGTGCTGCGCCGCACGCGATGGAGGTCACCGGCACGGTCAACCTGGCCGAGAAGTTCCCCAATGCCGCGCCTGCCGAAGCCGACCAGGACGGCGTGATCAAGGACGCCTGCACCCGGATGACGGACGCCTACCTGGCGCCCATCACGTTGCGCACCACCACGCTGACGCTGATCTACCCCACGGTGTCGCTGTCCAGCTGGTCGGCGGGCAGCCGCGAGGTTGCCTGCAGCATCGGGGCCACGCTCGGCAACGGCGGCTGGGCCACGTTGGTCAACAGCGCCAAGGGTGCGCTGCTGATCAACGGTCAGCCTCCGGTTCCCCCGCCCGACATCCCCGAAGAGCGGCTCACCCTGCCGCCCCTTCCGCTGCAGCTGCCGATCCCGCAGCCCGCGCCGGTGCAGATCCCGGCCACCCCGCCGGGTAACCAGCATCTCCCCCAGCAACAGCCGGTGGTGACGCCCTCCCGGGCGCCGTCGGGGCCGGCCACCCAAGCACCCGAGACACCGGTCACCCACGGGCCGCCGGCCACCCAGGCGCCGGCCACTCAGGCGCCGGCGGAGAATCAGCCGCCCCCGGCGGACGGCGGAGGGCAGCCGCCACCCGAAGGCCCGGCACCCGGGGTCGCTGAGCCCGTACCGGCGGGCTAG
- a CDS encoding DUF2470 domain-containing protein, which translates to MLPLNTAAPTTAERIRSACVRAGGALLAVEREEPVATAVHHLMFDGSFAVAVPIDRGADAASGSQALLELTDYAPLPVREPVRSLVWVRGRIHQVPPGAVAKLLDLIATEHPNPALLQVQTPKSGAAPGTQARHALLRLEIASVVVTDATGAESVTVGDLLAARPDPFCELESALLWHLATAHDDVVARLVSRLPAPLRRGQVRPLGLDRYGVRFRVEGSDGDRDVRLPFHRPVDDMAGLSQAIRMLMGCPFINGLHARR; encoded by the coding sequence ATGTTGCCGCTCAACACCGCCGCGCCGACGACCGCTGAACGCATTCGCAGCGCCTGTGTACGGGCCGGCGGCGCCCTGCTGGCGGTCGAGCGTGAGGAGCCGGTGGCCACCGCCGTACACCACTTGATGTTCGACGGATCCTTCGCCGTGGCGGTTCCGATCGATCGCGGCGCGGACGCCGCTAGTGGTTCGCAGGCGTTGCTGGAGCTGACCGACTACGCGCCGCTGCCGGTGCGTGAGCCCGTCCGTTCGCTGGTGTGGGTGCGCGGCCGGATCCACCAAGTACCGCCCGGCGCGGTGGCCAAGCTGCTGGACCTGATCGCCACCGAGCACCCGAATCCGGCGTTGCTGCAGGTCCAAACGCCCAAATCCGGTGCGGCGCCCGGAACGCAGGCCCGGCACGCGCTGCTGCGGCTGGAGATCGCATCGGTGGTGGTGACCGACGCCACCGGCGCCGAGTCGGTCACCGTCGGGGACCTGCTCGCGGCCCGACCCGACCCGTTTTGCGAGCTGGAGTCGGCGTTGCTGTGGCATCTGGCCACCGCCCACGACGATGTGGTCGCGCGGCTGGTGTCCAGGTTGCCGGCGCCGCTGCGGCGCGGACAGGTCCGCCCGCTTGGGCTCGACCGGTATGGCGTGCGGTTTCGCGTCGAAGGTAGCGACGGCGACCGCGACGTCCGGCTGCCGTTTCATCGACCGGTGGACGATATGGCCGGGCTCAGCCAGGCCATCCGGATGCTGATGGGGTGCCCGTTCATCAACGGGCTGCACGCCCGCAGGTAG
- the pheA gene encoding prephenate dehydratase — MARIAYLGPEGTFTEAALLQIAANGGIPGHDPDSLRPMPVESTPAALDAVRDRTADYACVPIENSIDGSLAPTLDSLALGSPLQVFAEMTLDVAFSIVVRPGRGATEVQTLAAFPVAAAQVRRWLTTHLPGVDLRPAYSNADAARQVADGQVDAAVTSPLAATRWSLQTLAEGVVDEANARTRFVLIGPPGPPPARTGADRTSAVLRIDNRPGALVAALTEFGMRGIDLTRIESRPTRTELGTYMFFVDCLGHIDDHAVAEALKALHRRCADVRYLGSWPTGTATGPRAAVPAPPDPAASWLARLRAGKPEPAQAYRDDGGAGR; from the coding sequence GTGGCCCGCATCGCTTATCTCGGTCCGGAAGGGACCTTCACCGAGGCGGCCTTGCTGCAGATCGCGGCCAACGGAGGCATTCCCGGGCACGATCCGGATTCTCTGCGGCCGATGCCGGTCGAGAGCACCCCCGCCGCGCTGGACGCCGTCCGTGACCGCACGGCCGACTATGCGTGCGTGCCGATCGAGAACTCCATCGACGGGTCGCTGGCGCCCACCCTGGACAGCCTGGCCCTCGGTTCGCCGCTGCAGGTGTTCGCGGAGATGACGCTGGACGTGGCGTTCAGCATCGTCGTACGGCCCGGTCGCGGCGCCACCGAGGTGCAAACACTAGCGGCCTTTCCGGTGGCTGCCGCCCAGGTGCGGCGGTGGCTTACCACCCATCTGCCCGGGGTCGACCTGCGGCCGGCGTATTCCAACGCCGACGCCGCCCGGCAGGTGGCCGATGGCCAGGTGGACGCGGCGGTGACGTCGCCGTTGGCCGCCACGCGCTGGTCGCTGCAGACGCTGGCCGAAGGTGTCGTCGACGAGGCCAACGCGCGCACCCGCTTCGTGCTCATCGGCCCACCGGGGCCGCCCCCGGCCCGCACCGGTGCCGATCGCACGTCGGCGGTCTTACGCATCGACAACCGGCCCGGCGCGCTGGTGGCGGCGCTCACCGAGTTCGGCATGCGCGGCATCGATCTCACCCGCATCGAATCCCGACCCACCCGCACCGAACTGGGCACCTACATGTTTTTCGTGGACTGTCTTGGCCACATCGACGATCACGCGGTCGCCGAGGCACTTAAGGCGCTGCACCGTCGTTGTGCTGACGTGCGATACCTGGGTTCCTGGCCGACGGGCACGGCCACCGGCCCGAGGGCGGCGGTGCCGGCGCCGCCGGATCCGGCAGCGAGCTGGCTGGCGCGGCTGCGGGCGGGCAAGCCCGAGCCGGCCCAGGCCTACCGGGACGACGGGGGCGCGGGACGATGA
- a CDS encoding DUF4328 domain-containing protein, translating into MIQVCSQCGTRWNVRERQRLWCPRCRGALMAPLPEGPVRDPRWRTPAGPQLPTAPVTGRTPPRLPPGFRWIAVRPGAPPPRRSGRRHRGPTPHYAVMPRWGLADRVDQAVPAARQPTLAAGPSATTVRATLFITQLVLCIAAMVFVVRYVLLVINRNTLLNSVVAGASVWLGVAVSLAAMVAVGTSAVLLIRWLTARRAAALRHRGLPEQRSRRALWVGCLLPLANLVWAPVYVIELALVEDHYPRLRRPIVVWWGVWVFSNVISIFAIATSRVSDAQGIANNTVMMVLGYLCAAATLAAVVRVFEGFERKPVERPARRWIVAGPASADRPAASPAAAAVESQGQEPAA; encoded by the coding sequence GTGATCCAGGTGTGCTCCCAGTGCGGCACTCGATGGAACGTCCGAGAACGGCAACGCCTGTGGTGCCCCCGCTGCCGGGGTGCGCTCATGGCGCCGCTGCCCGAGGGTCCGGTCCGCGACCCGCGGTGGCGTACGCCCGCTGGCCCGCAGCTGCCGACGGCGCCCGTCACGGGGCGCACACCGCCGCGGCTGCCACCCGGCTTTCGATGGATAGCCGTGCGTCCCGGCGCCCCGCCGCCGCGGCGGTCCGGGCGACGACACCGCGGGCCCACCCCCCATTACGCGGTGATGCCGCGTTGGGGGCTGGCCGACCGCGTCGACCAGGCCGTCCCGGCGGCCCGGCAGCCAACACTGGCGGCGGGGCCATCGGCTACGACGGTGCGTGCCACGCTTTTCATCACGCAACTGGTGCTGTGCATCGCGGCGATGGTGTTTGTGGTGCGGTATGTGCTGCTGGTCATCAACCGCAACACGTTGCTGAACTCCGTGGTGGCCGGCGCCTCAGTCTGGCTGGGCGTGGCGGTCAGCCTGGCGGCGATGGTGGCGGTCGGCACCAGCGCGGTGTTGCTCATCCGGTGGTTGACCGCGCGGCGGGCCGCCGCGTTGCGGCACCGGGGCCTTCCGGAACAGCGTTCCCGCCGGGCGTTATGGGTCGGCTGCCTGCTGCCGCTGGCCAACCTGGTGTGGGCGCCGGTGTATGTCATCGAGCTGGCCCTGGTCGAAGACCACTACCCGCGGCTGCGCCGCCCGATCGTGGTGTGGTGGGGCGTTTGGGTTTTCAGCAACGTGATATCGATCTTCGCGATCGCCACCAGCCGGGTCTCAGATGCCCAGGGCATCGCCAACAACACCGTCATGATGGTGCTCGGGTACTTGTGTGCGGCGGCCACCCTCGCCGCCGTTGTGCGGGTCTTCGAGGGGTTCGAGCGCAAGCCGGTGGAACGCCCCGCCCGTCGCTGGATCGTGGCAGGCCCCGCTTCGGCAGACCGGCCGGCCGCGTCCCCGGCTGCCGCTGCGGTTGAGTCGCAGGGGCAGGAACCGGCAGCATAG
- the serS gene encoding serine--tRNA ligase, with protein MIDLKLLREDPDAVRRSQLSRGEDPALVDALLTADAARRAAISAADSLRAEQKAASKSVGAASPQQRPALLRRAKQLAEQVKASEADQAAAEAAFTSAHMAISNVILDAVPAGGEHDYAVLDVVGEPSQLENPKDHLELGESLGLIDMRRGAKVSGSRFYFLTGAGALLQLGLLQLALKLAVDNGFVPMITPVLVRPQVMAGTGFLGAHAEEVYRVEGDDLYLVGTSEVPLAGYHSDEILDLSGGPLRYAGWSSCFRREAGSHGKDTRGIIRVHQFDKVEGFVYCTPADAEAEHDRLLGWQREILARIEVPYRVVDVAAGDLGSSAARKFDCEAWIPTQRTYRELTSTSNCTTFQARRLAIRYRDAGGKPQIAATLNGTLGTTRWLVAILENHQQPDGSVRVPDALVPYVGAEVLEPVQLRRA; from the coding sequence GTGATCGACCTGAAGCTGCTCCGGGAGGATCCCGACGCCGTGCGCCGCTCGCAACTCAGCCGCGGCGAGGACCCGGCGCTGGTGGACGCCCTGCTGACGGCCGACGCCGCCCGCCGGGCCGCGATTTCTGCCGCCGATTCGCTGCGGGCGGAGCAGAAGGCCGCCAGCAAGAGTGTGGGCGCCGCATCACCGCAGCAGCGTCCGGCGTTGTTGCGGCGCGCCAAGCAGCTCGCCGAGCAGGTCAAAGCCTCCGAAGCGGACCAGGCGGCTGCCGAGGCGGCGTTCACCTCGGCCCACATGGCGATTTCGAACGTCATCCTGGACGCGGTACCCGCCGGTGGCGAGCACGACTACGCCGTCCTGGACGTCGTCGGCGAGCCCAGCCAGCTGGAAAACCCGAAGGATCATCTGGAGCTCGGCGAGTCGCTGGGCTTGATCGACATGCGACGTGGCGCCAAGGTGTCGGGTTCGCGGTTCTACTTCCTGACCGGTGCCGGCGCACTGCTGCAGCTGGGCCTGTTGCAGCTGGCGCTGAAGCTGGCCGTGGACAACGGCTTTGTCCCAATGATCACGCCGGTGCTGGTGCGCCCGCAGGTGATGGCGGGCACGGGATTCCTGGGCGCCCACGCCGAGGAGGTGTATCGGGTGGAGGGCGACGACCTCTACTTAGTGGGGACGTCCGAGGTGCCGCTGGCCGGCTACCACTCCGACGAGATCCTGGACCTGTCCGGCGGGCCGCTGCGGTATGCGGGCTGGTCGTCGTGTTTCCGCCGCGAGGCCGGCAGCCATGGCAAGGACACTCGCGGCATCATCCGGGTGCACCAGTTCGACAAGGTGGAGGGATTCGTGTACTGCACCCCCGCCGACGCCGAGGCCGAACATGACCGGCTGCTGGGTTGGCAGCGCGAGATCCTGGCGCGCATCGAGGTGCCGTATCGAGTCGTCGATGTGGCCGCGGGCGACCTCGGCTCGTCGGCGGCGCGCAAGTTCGACTGCGAGGCCTGGATTCCCACGCAGCGGACCTACCGTGAGCTGACGTCGACGTCGAATTGCACCACCTTTCAGGCGCGCCGGCTGGCGATCCGCTACCGCGACGCCGGCGGCAAGCCGCAGATCGCGGCCACCCTCAACGGAACGCTGGGCACCACCCGGTGGCTGGTTGCGATCCTGGAGAACCACCAGCAGCCCGACGGCAGCGTGCGGGTGCCCGACGCGCTGGTGCCGTACGTCGGCGCCGAGGTGCTCGAGCCCGTGCAATTGCGCCGAGCGTGA
- a CDS encoding metallopeptidase family protein, whose translation MAVRMDPQRFDELVSDALDLIPPELAAAMDNVVVLVADRHPRDDRLLGLYEGVALTERDSHYAGSLPDAITIYRDAVLDACDSVDEVVNQVAITVIHEVAHHFGIDDDRLDELGWG comes from the coding sequence GTGGCCGTGCGGATGGACCCGCAGCGGTTCGACGAACTGGTCTCCGACGCGCTCGACCTCATCCCGCCCGAGCTGGCCGCCGCGATGGACAACGTCGTGGTGTTGGTCGCCGACCGCCACCCCCGCGACGATCGGCTGCTCGGCCTCTACGAGGGGGTGGCGTTGACCGAGCGGGACAGTCACTACGCCGGGTCGCTGCCGGATGCCATCACGATCTACCGTGACGCGGTGCTGGACGCGTGCGACTCGGTCGACGAGGTGGTCAACCAGGTGGCGATCACGGTGATCCATGAGGTCGCCCATCACTTTGGCATCGACGATGACCGGCTGGACGAACTGGGCTGGGGTTGA